One Peromyscus leucopus breed LL Stock chromosome 20, UCI_PerLeu_2.1, whole genome shotgun sequence genomic region harbors:
- the LOC114708510 gene encoding olfactory receptor 8S1-like, whose translation MAWRNHSAITEFLLTGLSDDPLIEALLFALFLGIYLLTMTGNLTMLLVIGADSHLHTPMYFFLSNLSCIDLCFSSVTVPKLLKDLLSERKSISVGGCLAQVFFVFFSSGTEACLLSAMAYDRHAAICHPLLYSQVMRTELCVRLVLVSWGVASLNATIIVLLAVNLDFCEAQTIHHYTCELPALFPLSCSDISITVDILLCSSLLHGLGTFIPIFFSYARIVSTVLSIGSTTGRSKAFSTCSSHLTAVTLFFGSGFLCYLMPPSGSFLDLLLSLQYSAVTPMLNPLIYSLKNKEVKAAVRRTLRKYLP comes from the coding sequence ATGGCCTGGAGGAACCACAGCGCCATCACAGAGTTCCTTCTCACGGGGCTCTCTGACGACCCCCTGATCGAGGCTCTACTTTTCGCGCTTTTCCTGGGGATTTACCTCCTCACCATGACGGGGAACCTGACGATGCTGCTGGTGATCGGGGCTGACTCCCACCTCCACACGCCCATGTACTTCTTCTTAAGCAACCTGTCATGTATAGACCTCTGCTTCTCGTCCGTCACGGTACCGAAGCTGCTGAAGGACCTCCTGTCTGAGAGGAAAAGCATCTCAGTAGGGGGCTGCCTGGCTCAGGTCTTCTTcgtgtttttttcttctgggaCTGAAGCCTGCCTGCTGTCGGCCATGGCTTATGACCGCCACGCTGCCATCTGCCATCCACTGCTCTATAGCCAGGTGATGAGAACGGAGTTGTGTGTGAGGCTTGTGTTGGTCTCGTGGGGCGTGGCCTCTCTCAATGCCACCATCATTGTGCTCTTGGCCGTCAACCTGGACTTCTGTGAGGCTCAGACCATTCACCACTACACCTGCGAGCTGCCTGCCCTTTTCCCCCTGTCCTGTTCGGATATCTCTATCACGGTTGATATCCTGCTTTGCTCCAGTTTATTGCACGGGCTGGGAACCTTTATCCCAATCTTCTTCTCCTATGCCCGCATTGTCTCCACCGTCTTGAGCATCGGCTCCACCACGGGGAGAAGCaaagccttctccacctgctcGTCCCACCTCACTGCAGTGACCTTGTTCTTTGGGTCAGGCTTTCTCTGCTATCTCATGCCCCCCTCTGGGTCCTTCCTGGATTTGCTCCTGTCTTTGCAGTACAGCGCAGTCACCCCCATGCTGAACCCCCTCATCTACAGCCTGAAAAACAAGGAGGTGAAGGCCGCTGTGAGAAGGACACTGAGAAAGTACCTGCCGTAG